One Paenibacillus sp. FSL H7-0737 DNA segment encodes these proteins:
- a CDS encoding UDP-glucose dehydrogenase family protein codes for MKLTVIGTGYVGLVSGVCFALGGHHVICVDKDEEKIKKLKQMESPIYEPGIEELIELNLREERLSFSADLQESVRRSDIIILAVGTPSLPNGEADLTYIEGAAAEIAKAMEGHKIIMTKSTVPVGTNEKISKMLSKFTHHSFDIVSAPEFLREGSAIRDTLHPDRIVIGLDNPELEPTMRELHKGFTENVFVTDIRSAEMIKYASNAFLATKISFINEIANICEKVGADVTEVAQGMGMDQRIGSSFLQAGIGYGGSCFPKDTNALIQIAGNVDYEFKLLKSVVEVNKGQRFMIISKLHESLGSLRGSTIGIWGLAFKPNTDDVREAPAREIVEALVAEGATVKLYDPIAATNFRQQYDHPQLRWCNLPEEAAEGSDAVCLLTDWSLLKEIDLHQLAKSMRNGVLIDGRNVYSKEQIEGTGLVYHSVGRPQMGGLSGYSASVAGAV; via the coding sequence ATGAAGCTGACAGTAATCGGTACTGGGTATGTGGGTCTTGTATCTGGCGTGTGCTTTGCACTGGGCGGACATCATGTCATCTGTGTGGATAAGGACGAGGAAAAGATTAAGAAGCTGAAACAGATGGAATCGCCCATCTATGAGCCGGGAATCGAGGAACTGATTGAACTGAATCTTCGTGAGGAACGGTTATCTTTTTCTGCAGATCTTCAAGAGTCGGTGCGCCGTTCAGATATTATCATTCTTGCTGTAGGTACTCCATCATTGCCTAACGGTGAAGCAGACTTAACCTACATTGAGGGTGCAGCTGCTGAAATCGCTAAAGCGATGGAAGGGCACAAAATTATAATGACTAAATCTACAGTTCCCGTAGGGACAAATGAGAAAATCTCCAAAATGCTCTCTAAGTTTACCCATCATTCTTTTGATATCGTGTCTGCTCCCGAGTTTTTACGTGAAGGGTCAGCGATTCGCGATACCCTCCATCCCGACAGAATTGTCATTGGTCTTGATAATCCAGAGCTGGAACCAACCATGCGCGAGCTTCATAAGGGTTTCACTGAAAATGTATTTGTAACAGATATACGCAGTGCTGAAATGATCAAATATGCTTCAAATGCATTTTTGGCCACGAAGATCTCCTTTATTAACGAGATCGCCAATATTTGTGAAAAAGTGGGAGCTGATGTAACCGAGGTAGCACAAGGAATGGGTATGGACCAAAGAATCGGGTCATCCTTCCTGCAGGCTGGCATCGGTTATGGAGGCTCCTGTTTCCCGAAAGACACTAATGCACTCATTCAAATTGCGGGCAACGTCGATTACGAATTCAAATTATTGAAATCTGTAGTCGAAGTGAACAAGGGACAACGGTTTATGATCATCTCCAAGCTGCATGAATCACTTGGCAGCCTGCGCGGTTCGACGATTGGGATATGGGGGCTTGCTTTCAAGCCTAATACTGATGATGTCCGCGAAGCTCCAGCCAGAGAGATTGTTGAGGCACTGGTTGCTGAAGGGGCAACAGTCAAACTATATGATCCAATCGCAGCTACAAATTTCAGGCAGCAATATGATCATCCGCAGCTTCGCTGGTGCAATCTGCCAGAGGAAGCGGCTGAGGGCAGCGATGCCGTATGCCTCTTGACGGATTGGAGCCTACTTAAGGAGATTGATCTGCATCAGCTGGCGAAAAGCATGCGTAATGGGGTATTGATCGATGGACGCAACGTGTATTCCAAGGAGCAAATCGAGGGTACCGGCCTCGTTTATCATTCTGTCGGCCGCCCGCAGATGGGTGGATTGAGCGGTTATTCTGCTAGTGTGGCTGGAGCGGTTTAA
- a CDS encoding glycosyl hydrolase gives MRKYYKQNRLLFTILPVFIIFSLLPWGEVKGLPKAMSVSSALPPAIPSNPSASEEAKQLLSNLVNLRGKGILSGQHDYLESPDELVHKLKNTSGQNAVLHGYELGAINNQPEGTIAEQRQAVIDSAMEWHQEGGIVAMTFHQSLPGTSPEWSNVNRSLSQEKFNAYVTPGTAQYKSLISDLDEIAGYLGQLRDAGVPVLWRPYHEMNGGWFWWGKKDNFSALWNIVYDRFVNTHQLNNLLWVWNPNAPNEWADPYAAYYPGADKLDVLAADIYNNDYKQSYYEDLLALAEGKPIGIGESGQLPNPEVLTEKQNKWVYMMTWGKLLTENNTLQSIKSFMNDSFIVSREDYVLTTGGPSIAPVIPVTLAGLNGEYYNNTDLEGEAVLIRDDRKIDFNWHGGSPAQEIDEDHFSVRWKGKLKPKFSEKYTISASSDDGVRVWIDGKLIIDNWKNQSATLHKGSIPLTAGTLYDIQIEYYENEGDANLRLLWESSSQKQQVIPQGALFLP, from the coding sequence TTGCGTAAATATTATAAGCAAAACAGATTGTTGTTTACTATATTACCGGTGTTTATTATTTTTTCCTTGCTGCCTTGGGGAGAGGTTAAGGGTCTTCCGAAGGCTATGAGTGTTTCTTCCGCTCTTCCTCCGGCTATACCAAGCAATCCATCAGCTTCTGAAGAAGCCAAGCAACTGCTGAGTAATTTGGTGAATCTACGTGGCAAAGGAATCCTGTCTGGCCAGCATGATTATCTAGAAAGTCCAGATGAACTGGTTCATAAGCTGAAGAATACATCGGGACAAAATGCCGTTCTACATGGTTATGAATTGGGGGCAATTAATAATCAACCCGAAGGGACGATCGCAGAACAGCGACAAGCTGTTATAGACAGTGCAATGGAGTGGCATCAAGAGGGTGGCATTGTAGCCATGACATTCCATCAGAGTTTGCCGGGGACTTCTCCGGAATGGTCCAATGTAAACAGAAGTCTCAGTCAAGAGAAGTTTAATGCTTATGTTACGCCTGGGACGGCTCAGTATAAGAGTCTAATCTCTGATCTAGACGAGATCGCTGGCTATTTGGGACAGCTGCGTGATGCCGGAGTTCCAGTCTTATGGCGACCTTACCATGAAATGAACGGCGGTTGGTTTTGGTGGGGGAAAAAGGACAATTTTTCAGCGCTTTGGAATATTGTCTATGATCGTTTTGTAAACACACATCAACTGAATAATCTACTGTGGGTGTGGAATCCAAATGCGCCGAATGAATGGGCAGATCCTTATGCTGCATATTATCCGGGTGCGGATAAACTCGATGTTCTGGCTGCGGATATCTACAATAACGATTATAAGCAGTCCTACTATGAGGATCTGCTCGCACTTGCTGAAGGTAAACCTATCGGAATCGGGGAGAGCGGACAGCTGCCGAACCCGGAAGTATTAACCGAGAAACAAAATAAATGGGTCTATATGATGACCTGGGGAAAATTACTGACAGAAAATAATACGCTACAGTCAATTAAAAGCTTTATGAATGACTCGTTTATAGTATCGAGAGAGGATTACGTTCTCACAACAGGAGGCCCTTCGATAGCACCGGTAATCCCGGTAACCCTAGCGGGTTTAAATGGAGAATACTATAACAATACTGATTTAGAGGGAGAAGCGGTACTTATCCGCGATGATCGTAAGATTGATTTTAATTGGCATGGCGGGTCACCTGCACAGGAGATAGATGAAGATCATTTTTCTGTTCGCTGGAAAGGGAAGCTCAAACCTAAATTCAGTGAAAAATATACGATTTCGGCATCCTCTGATGATGGAGTCCGTGTCTGGATTGACGGAAAGCTGATCATCGATAATTGGAAGAATCAAAGTGCAACCCTTCATAAAGGAAGTATCCCGCTCACAGCCGGAACACTTTATGATATCCAAATTGAATATTATGAGAATGAAGGAGATGCTAATCTTCGCTTGCTGTGGGAGAGTTCCAGCCAGAAGCAGCAGGTGATTCCACAAGGGGCATTGTTCCTTCCTTAA
- a CDS encoding glycosyltransferase, with amino-acid sequence MKIAIAHDYLIQMGGAERVVEVFHHMYPEAPIYTTVFNGSRLTDNLKDADIRASWLQKIPGVKTNFKGVLPLYPMAIRDLDFRGFDIVLSSSSAFMKSIQVPKHTFHLCYCHTPMRFAWDYDTYMERQSNSGLFKKMLKVYMQQLKTWDQRTSKNVNQFVANSSVVKTRIQNYYHRDADVIFPPINTARFTSSSTIGDYYLIVSRLVSYKRIDLAVEAFNRNGLKLYIVGDGPDRKRLEGMAKDNVSFLGRLEDEQVTGMMAQCRAFIFPGEEDFGITPLEANAAGRPVIAYQAGGALDTIIPYVNGVFFQHQEVEDLLKAINEVESYAWDIDQIMEHARKFDEQAFMVKFKQYVEQAYVNFLKGG; translated from the coding sequence ATGAAAATTGCGATAGCGCACGATTACTTAATCCAAATGGGCGGCGCGGAAAGAGTGGTGGAAGTCTTTCATCACATGTATCCCGAGGCTCCAATCTACACAACGGTTTTTAACGGAAGCCGCCTTACTGACAATCTCAAAGATGCGGATATCCGTGCCTCCTGGCTGCAAAAGATTCCGGGGGTAAAGACCAATTTCAAAGGGGTGCTGCCACTTTATCCAATGGCCATCCGTGATTTGGACTTTCGCGGTTTCGATATCGTCCTGAGTTCCAGCAGTGCTTTTATGAAAAGTATTCAAGTTCCTAAACATACGTTTCATCTTTGTTACTGCCATACGCCTATGCGTTTCGCATGGGATTATGACACCTACATGGAACGTCAGTCGAATTCCGGGTTGTTCAAAAAAATGCTTAAGGTATACATGCAGCAGCTCAAAACGTGGGACCAGCGAACTTCCAAAAATGTGAATCAGTTCGTAGCCAATTCATCAGTAGTGAAGACGAGGATTCAGAACTATTATCACCGGGATGCAGATGTCATATTTCCACCGATTAATACAGCCCGGTTTACAAGCTCTTCAACCATTGGTGACTATTATTTAATTGTATCTCGGCTTGTTTCCTACAAGCGGATTGATCTAGCCGTAGAGGCTTTTAACCGTAACGGACTTAAGCTTTATATCGTAGGGGATGGACCAGATCGCAAGCGTCTCGAAGGCATGGCTAAGGATAATGTATCGTTTCTGGGCCGGCTAGAAGATGAGCAAGTGACTGGAATGATGGCACAGTGTAGAGCGTTCATTTTTCCAGGAGAAGAGGACTTTGGAATTACACCGCTGGAAGCGAACGCTGCAGGAAGACCGGTAATTGCTTATCAAGCAGGTGGGGCACTGGATACTATTATTCCTTATGTAAATGGTGTGTTCTTTCAGCATCAAGAAGTGGAGGATCTGCTTAAGGCTATTAATGAGGTAGAGTCCTACGCTTGGGATATCGATCAAATCATGGAGCATGCACGTAAATTCGATGAGCAGGCGTTTATGGTTAAGTTCAAGCAGTATGTTGAGCAGGCCTACGTCAATTTTCTAAAAGGAGGATGA
- a CDS encoding glycosyltransferase family 4 protein yields MLRVAYIDHTAKWSGGEVALFNILTHIGEQIDPLVILAEDGALAERLRENGMDVRIIPLDESIRSRGRNAVNLGAPAAAFKLLAYGRKLAPLLKAEKVDCVHTNSLKSALYGAIAAKIAGVPLIWHIRDHIGAPYLKPIVAKGIRLLSRLLPNGVIANSHSTLNALELPRSKKTLVVYSAFAKAIGNGIGMRDQKDFNVLLVGRLAHWKGQHIVLEAAKSFKNEPRVKFWLAGDALFGEEAYKQELLQKIKNDELTNVSMLGHVDDIQGLMNTADLLIHTSVTPEPFGQVIVEGMAAGLPVIASNEGGPVEIVVQGETGLLIEPGDAAILADSIKWMLDHPEERRRMADNGMKRVKEHFVIENTVKDIVDYYKGLLAGT; encoded by the coding sequence ATGCTTAGAGTAGCCTATATAGATCACACTGCTAAATGGAGTGGTGGAGAAGTTGCCCTGTTTAACATCCTTACCCATATTGGAGAACAGATTGATCCGCTGGTAATCCTGGCTGAGGATGGTGCGCTGGCTGAACGGCTACGTGAAAATGGGATGGATGTCCGTATTATTCCGCTGGATGAGAGCATCAGAAGTCGGGGGAGAAATGCTGTCAACTTGGGAGCACCTGCTGCAGCCTTCAAGCTGTTGGCTTATGGCCGCAAGCTTGCGCCGCTCTTAAAAGCGGAGAAGGTAGATTGCGTGCACACCAATTCCCTAAAATCTGCATTATACGGAGCCATCGCTGCAAAAATAGCGGGCGTTCCATTGATCTGGCACATCCGGGATCATATTGGAGCTCCTTATTTAAAGCCAATCGTTGCCAAAGGCATTCGTTTGCTGTCGCGTCTGCTCCCCAATGGAGTCATCGCAAATTCACATTCTACGCTGAATGCTTTAGAGCTGCCGCGTTCGAAAAAAACGTTGGTCGTATACTCCGCTTTCGCTAAAGCGATTGGTAATGGGATCGGTATGCGGGACCAGAAGGATTTTAACGTACTGCTAGTTGGTCGATTGGCGCATTGGAAAGGTCAGCATATTGTGCTGGAAGCCGCAAAAAGCTTTAAGAACGAACCTCGTGTGAAATTCTGGCTGGCTGGAGACGCTCTGTTTGGAGAAGAGGCTTATAAGCAGGAATTGCTGCAAAAGATAAAAAACGACGAGCTTACTAATGTAAGCATGCTAGGGCATGTAGATGATATTCAAGGTCTTATGAATACTGCTGATTTACTGATTCACACTTCGGTAACTCCTGAGCCTTTTGGCCAAGTGATCGTTGAAGGAATGGCAGCGGGATTGCCGGTGATCGCCTCCAATGAAGGCGGGCCGGTAGAAATTGTAGTTCAAGGTGAGACAGGGCTACTGATAGAGCCTGGTGACGCGGCGATACTGGCAGATTCCATTAAATGGATGCTGGATCACCCAGAGGAAAGACGGCGGATGGCGGACAATGGGATGAAACGAGTGAAAGAGCATTTTGTTATCGAGAATACGGTCAAGGACATCGTTGACTACTATAAAGGTTTGTTGGCGGGCACCTGA
- a CDS encoding sugar phosphate nucleotidyltransferase, whose amino-acid sequence MKMVLLSGGSGKRLWPLSNDSRSKQFLKVLESPQGEPESMVQRVWRQLEEAGMAESSYLATGRGQVEMIQSQLGSHVPIIVEPERRDTFPAIALTATYLYSVAGVSPAETVAILPVDPYVEASFFDTIAMLEGTMLESGANLALMGVVPEHASEKYGYIIPTTEEAGGNGFMKVSHFQEKPDRIQAEQLIEQNALWNCGVFAFRLGYLLDILQRKGLPLGYEELQKQYKLLSSISFDYEVVEKEEHIVVQPYDGFWKDLGTWNTLTEEMSSKHVGKGFVTADSEGTCLINELDIPITVIGAKDLIIAASPDGILVTHKAESPRIKEVLKTFEQRPMYEERRWGHYKVIDYVKYDEGNEVLTKRIFISEGNNISYQLHRKRSEIWTIVSGEASIVLNEKKHNVKAGDVVRIPEGTKHAILALTDVEFIEVQTGSELVEEDNIRITLDWNDIELQQFIS is encoded by the coding sequence ATGAAAATGGTACTTCTATCAGGCGGTTCAGGTAAACGGTTATGGCCGTTGTCCAACGACTCACGTTCAAAGCAATTTCTAAAGGTACTTGAAAGCCCTCAAGGTGAACCAGAATCCATGGTACAACGTGTCTGGAGACAGCTGGAGGAAGCAGGGATGGCAGAATCATCTTATCTGGCCACCGGCCGCGGCCAAGTAGAAATGATACAAAGCCAACTGGGAAGTCATGTGCCGATTATCGTTGAACCGGAGCGTCGGGATACTTTTCCGGCTATCGCCTTAACAGCTACCTATCTTTATTCAGTGGCAGGTGTTTCTCCAGCGGAGACGGTAGCAATATTGCCTGTTGACCCTTATGTAGAAGCATCCTTTTTCGATACCATAGCTATGCTTGAGGGGACCATGCTGGAAAGTGGAGCAAATCTGGCACTAATGGGTGTTGTTCCTGAACATGCCTCAGAGAAATACGGATATATTATTCCTACCACCGAAGAGGCGGGGGGAAATGGTTTTATGAAGGTGAGTCACTTTCAAGAGAAACCAGACCGTATACAAGCAGAACAGCTCATCGAGCAAAATGCATTGTGGAATTGTGGAGTGTTTGCCTTCCGCTTAGGGTACTTGTTAGATATTTTGCAGCGTAAAGGGTTGCCTTTAGGATATGAAGAATTGCAGAAGCAGTATAAGCTATTGTCTTCCATCAGCTTTGATTATGAAGTGGTGGAGAAAGAAGAACATATTGTAGTACAGCCGTATGATGGATTCTGGAAGGATCTTGGAACGTGGAATACGCTGACAGAGGAAATGAGCAGCAAGCATGTAGGAAAAGGTTTTGTGACGGCGGATTCTGAGGGGACTTGCTTGATTAATGAGCTGGATATTCCGATTACGGTAATTGGTGCGAAGGATCTGATCATTGCGGCTAGCCCGGATGGAATTCTAGTTACCCATAAAGCTGAGAGTCCACGGATTAAAGAAGTGCTGAAGACCTTTGAACAAAGACCGATGTACGAGGAACGCCGCTGGGGCCATTACAAAGTTATTGATTATGTGAAATATGATGAAGGCAATGAAGTGCTGACCAAACGGATTTTTATATCCGAGGGGAATAATATCAGCTATCAATTACATCGCAAGCGTAGTGAAATTTGGACAATCGTCAGCGGCGAAGCAAGTATTGTGCTGAATGAGAAAAAACATAATGTGAAGGCTGGGGACGTGGTACGTATACCGGAAGGAACGAAGCACGCGATCCTTGCTTTGACGGATGTCGAGTTTATAGAGGTACAGACGGGTTCTGAATTAGTAGAAGAAGATAACATTCGTATTACTTTAGACTGGAATGATATAGAACTACAACAATTCATTTCATAG
- a CDS encoding glycosyltransferase family 4 protein, translating into MPYSDGLNIMTTGLSWPSLQPGGLNTYFKSVCEQLSSRNRVHALICSQETPATPEELIIHNAGDPKDGIWKRKDAFQRKAADLMGEGSGRIDILYTHFAPYGIGPALEAKKRGIPVVMTFHGPWNEEMKIEGQGIKHRVKTTIAKSIEHRAYKLADKFIVLSETFRDILHKLHGVPLHKIIVIPGAANVERFIPATNRLAIRRSLNLPEGATTVLTVRRLVNRMGLLQLLEAWKQVAERFPNAILLIGGKGPLRGELEEKIADYGLSNKVRLLGYIPDHELASYYQAADMFVVPSQALEGFGLITVEALSSGLPVMATPIGGNKEILQGFRPELLFKSSSSDHMAEGMIHMLSNRKLLPSRDECREHVLERYTWEHVTDQVESVFLQALGEEVTT; encoded by the coding sequence ATGCCGTACAGTGACGGATTGAACATTATGACGACTGGCCTTAGCTGGCCGTCGCTACAGCCGGGTGGGCTTAACACGTATTTCAAATCCGTTTGCGAGCAACTCTCCTCACGTAATCGGGTGCATGCGCTGATTTGCAGTCAAGAAACGCCTGCTACCCCTGAGGAATTGATTATTCACAATGCCGGAGATCCAAAAGATGGGATCTGGAAACGTAAGGATGCTTTCCAGCGTAAGGCGGCCGATCTGATGGGAGAGGGCAGTGGCCGTATAGATATTTTATACACTCACTTTGCTCCTTATGGTATTGGTCCAGCCTTGGAAGCAAAGAAACGTGGGATTCCTGTAGTGATGACTTTTCATGGCCCATGGAATGAAGAAATGAAAATCGAAGGTCAAGGCATTAAGCACCGGGTCAAAACAACCATCGCCAAATCCATCGAACATAGAGCCTATAAACTAGCGGATAAGTTCATCGTGCTTAGTGAGACGTTCCGGGACATTCTCCATAAGCTGCACGGAGTGCCTCTACACAAAATTATAGTGATTCCAGGCGCAGCTAATGTGGAACGTTTTATTCCCGCTACGAATCGATTGGCGATTCGACGAAGCTTGAATTTACCTGAGGGAGCAACAACCGTGCTGACTGTTCGGCGGTTGGTCAATCGGATGGGACTACTCCAGCTGCTTGAAGCCTGGAAGCAAGTTGCGGAGCGTTTCCCGAATGCAATTCTGCTGATTGGTGGTAAAGGGCCGTTGCGGGGGGAACTGGAAGAAAAGATCGCCGACTATGGCTTAAGCAATAAGGTAAGACTGCTAGGCTACATTCCTGATCATGAGCTAGCCTCTTATTATCAGGCAGCGGATATGTTCGTGGTTCCCTCACAGGCATTGGAGGGCTTTGGTTTAATTACCGTTGAAGCTTTATCTTCAGGATTGCCAGTGATGGCTACACCGATTGGCGGCAATAAGGAAATTTTGCAAGGCTTCCGGCCGGAATTACTATTTAAGAGTTCAAGTAGTGACCACATGGCTGAAGGTATGATCCATATGCTTAGCAATCGAAAGCTGCTTCCGAGCCGGGATGAATGTAGAGAGCATGTACTGGAGAGATATACCTGGGAGCATGTTACGGATCAAGTAGAATCCGTGTTCCTACAAGCCTTAGGAGAGGAGGTGACCACGTAA
- a CDS encoding glycosyl hydrolase: MKAYRTYRLFGAFLSLVLFLTALPLTVGISPSVVIAASNSGTPVTPGASPEAVKLLNYFYSISGKGIIAGQHDYLESPDEINNMLKGSSGQYAALHGYELGAISGQSEGTMAWQRQNVVNSAINWNKAGGIVAMTFHANLPGTSYDWDNVKKTLSQNEFDSYVTPGTKQYNNLIAELDKVAVSLKSLRDANVPVLWRPYHEMNGNWFWWGKKNNFSKLWNIMYDRFVNVHKLNNLLWVWSPNAPNVWSDPYALTYPGADKVDILAADIYENDYQQKYYDSLLSLAAGKPIAIGENGEMPNLEKLQQSQSKWTYMMSWGKMLYENNSADTIKTFMNSNYTLTRDKLNTSLVPTPSAAPAPVPPEEEGEAAIPLVKGLAGEYYNNIQLSGTAALTRTDAIIDFNWRQGSPDAALGIDRFSIRWSGKIKPLYDEQYTFYTTSDDGIRVWVNGQSVIDSWTKQSGTERKGNITLKAGQLYDIKVEYYENEGDARVRLMWESASQAKETVPASALYLPDVS; encoded by the coding sequence TTGAAAGCTTACCGTACGTATCGATTATTTGGCGCATTTCTGTCACTCGTCTTGTTTCTGACTGCACTTCCGCTTACTGTTGGAATTTCGCCGTCTGTTGTCATAGCTGCTTCAAATTCTGGAACGCCAGTTACCCCAGGAGCCTCACCTGAAGCCGTAAAGCTGCTTAACTATTTTTACTCGATCTCAGGAAAAGGTATTATTGCTGGTCAACATGACTATTTAGAAAGTCCAGATGAAATTAACAATATGCTGAAGGGAAGCAGCGGACAATATGCCGCTCTTCACGGTTATGAACTGGGCGCGATCAGCGGTCAGTCAGAAGGAACGATGGCCTGGCAGCGTCAAAATGTGGTGAACAGCGCGATCAACTGGAATAAAGCGGGCGGGATCGTAGCTATGACTTTTCATGCTAACCTGCCGGGCACCTCTTATGACTGGGATAATGTGAAAAAAACACTTAGTCAGAATGAGTTCGATAGTTACGTTACACCGGGTACCAAGCAATATAACAATCTGATCGCTGAGCTTGATAAGGTGGCAGTCTCCCTAAAAAGCTTGCGCGATGCCAATGTTCCGGTGCTTTGGAGACCCTATCATGAAATGAACGGGAACTGGTTCTGGTGGGGGAAGAAAAATAACTTTTCTAAACTTTGGAATATTATGTATGACCGTTTTGTTAACGTTCATAAATTAAATAATTTGTTATGGGTATGGAGTCCGAATGCTCCCAATGTTTGGTCAGATCCTTATGCGCTAACCTATCCAGGTGCTGATAAAGTAGATATTCTGGCAGCAGATATATACGAAAATGATTACCAGCAAAAATACTATGACAGCTTGTTGAGTCTAGCCGCAGGCAAACCGATTGCGATCGGGGAGAATGGTGAAATGCCTAATCTGGAGAAGCTTCAGCAATCACAAAGTAAATGGACGTATATGATGAGCTGGGGAAAAATGCTTTACGAGAATAACAGTGCAGATACAATTAAAACATTTATGAATAGCAACTATACCCTAACTAGAGATAAATTAAATACTAGTCTGGTACCGACACCTAGCGCTGCACCAGCGCCGGTACCTCCCGAAGAAGAGGGTGAGGCAGCAATTCCTCTTGTGAAGGGGCTTGCAGGAGAATATTACAACAACATACAGCTATCGGGAACAGCAGCTCTTACTAGAACTGATGCAATTATCGATTTCAATTGGCGGCAAGGCTCGCCGGATGCCGCCCTCGGGATTGATCGTTTCTCCATACGTTGGAGCGGTAAAATTAAGCCATTATATGATGAGCAATATACATTTTACACTACCTCAGATGATGGCATCCGTGTGTGGGTGAATGGGCAATCCGTGATTGATAGTTGGACTAAGCAAAGTGGTACTGAGCGTAAGGGTAATATAACGCTGAAGGCTGGCCAGCTATACGATATCAAGGTGGAGTATTACGAAAATGAAGGCGATGCGAGAGTCCGCTTGATGTGGGAAAGTGCTAGTCAAGCTAAAGAGACAGTTCCAGCAAGTGCACTTTATCTTCCGGATGTCTCCTGA